A region of Lemur catta isolate mLemCat1 chromosome 22, mLemCat1.pri, whole genome shotgun sequence DNA encodes the following proteins:
- the ADAM28 gene encoding disintegrin and metalloproteinase domain-containing protein 28 isoform X1: MVQGLLLLVTFLLSPVSDETKNCLSTGLLKSVKIIQSGSVNRDTGNERMRCKTRPAVCNELHNPLRKMADRISSQEKEGKKSKHLKGCDRCLWVSAIKELPEAKKYEVVYPIRLHLPHKREVKEPEQQEQFETELKYKMTVNGKMAVLYLKKNKNLLAPGYTETYYNSSGKEVTTSPQIMDDCYYQGYIINEKVSDASISTCRGLRGYFSQGDQRYFIEPLGPTNEDGQEHALFKYDPSEETDNSTCGMDDVLWVHGLQENVDASATRLVKSNDQNVQKPKRYIEYYLVLDNGEFKKYNENTDEMRKRVFEMANYINMLYRKLDAHVVLVGMEIWTDEDKINVIPNANATLENFSKWRGSDLLRRKRHDVAQLITATELSGTTVGLAFMSTMCSPYHSVGIIQDHSGNHLSVAGTMAHEMGHNFGMFHDDYNCKCPSVKCVMDRALSFYIPTDFSSCSRVSYDKFFADKLSNCLSNVPLPTDIVSIPVCGNQVVEMGEDCDCGTPEECTNICCNAETCKIKADFQCALGECCEKCQFKKAGKVCRSAKDECDLPEMCDGKSDHCPEDRFQINGFPCQNGMGYCLMGTCPTLQDQCTELWGPGSKVADKSCYRMNEGGSKYGYCHKVDNTVIPCKANDSMCGKLFCQGGSDYVVWRGRVITFLVCKSFDPEDPRHEIGMVTNGTKCGDNKVCIHAECVDIEEAYKSTNCSSKCKGHAVCDHKLQCQCKEGWAPPDCGDSSVAFRRSCFTNLSTSPLLLREIVGDVS, from the exons ATGGTGCAGGGGCTTCTTCTGCTGgtcactttcctcctctctccagtTTCAG ATGAAACAAAGAACTGCTTGAGTACCGGCTTGCTGAAGAGCGTGAAGATCATTCAGTCTGGATCTGTTAACAGAG ACactggaaatgaaagaatgagatgTAAAACAAGGCCAGCTGTTTGTAATGAGCTTCACAATCCCCTGAGAAAAATGGCTGATAGGATTTCATCCCAggaaaaggaggggaagaaaagcaaacatttaaaaggaTGTGACAGGTGTTTGTGGG TAAGTGCTATAAAAGAACTCCCTGAGGCAAAGAAGTACGAAGTAGTTTATCCTATAAGACTTCATCTGCCACATAAAAGAGAAGTCAAAGAGCCAGAGCAACAG GAACAATTTGAAACTgaattaaagtataaaatgacAGTTAATGGGAAAATGGCGGTGctttatttgaagaaaaacaa gAATCTCCTTGCACCAGGCTACACGGAAACATATTATAATTCCAGTGGAAAGGAGGTCACCACAAGCCCACAGATCATG gATGACTGTTACTATCAAGGATACATCATTAATGAAAAGGTTTCTGATGCTAGCATCAGTACATGTAGGGGTCTAAG GGGCTACTTCAGCCAAGGAGATCAGAGGTACTTTATTGAGCCTTTAGGCCCCACAAATGAGGATGGACAGGAGCACGCACTCTTCAAGTATGATCCCAGTGAAGAGACAGATAACAGCACCTGTGGGATGGATGACGTATTATGGGTGCATGGATTGCAGGAGAATGTTGACGCCTCTGCCACCAGACTGGTC aaatcaaaTGACCAGAATGTTCAGAAACCTAAGAGAtacatagaatattatttggtcCTGGATAATGGTGAG tttaaaaagtacAATGAAAATACAGATGAAATGAGAAAGAGGGTGTTTGAGATGGCCAATTACATCAACATg CTTTATAGAAAGCTCGATGCTCATGTGGTCTTAGTTGGTATGGAAATCTGGACTGACGAGGATAAGATAAACGTAATCCCAAACGCAAACGCCACCTtggaaaatttttctaaatggaGGGGGAGTGACCTCTTAAGAAGAAAGCGTCATGATGTTGCTCAGTTAATCAC GGCAACAGAACTTTCTGGAACGACTGTGGGCCTTGCTTTCATGTCTACAATGTGCTCTCCTTATCATTCCGTTGGCATTATTCAG GACCACAGTGGCAATCATCTTAGCGTTGCGGGGACAATGGCCCATGAAATGGGCCACAACTTTGGAATGTTTCATGACGACTATAATTGCAAGTGCCCTTCTGTAAAGTGTGTGATGGACAGAGCACTAAG ctTCTATATACCCACAGACTTCAGTTCCTGCAGCCGTGTCAGCTATGACAAGTTCTTTGCAGATAAATTATCCAATTGCCTCTCTAATGTTCCATTGCCTACGGATATCGTATCCATCCCAGTCTGTGGAAACCAGGTGGTAGAAATGGGAGAGGACTGTGATTGTGGGACTCCTGAG GAATGTACCAACATTTGCTGTAATGCTGAAACTTGTAAAATCAAAGCAGATTTTCAATGTGCATTAGGAGAATGCTGTGAAAAATGCCAA TTTAAAAAGGCTGGGAAAGTGTGCAGATCCGCAAAAGATGAGTGTGACCTGCCTGAAATGTGTGATGGTAAATCTGATCATTGTCCCGAGGACAGATTCCAAATCAATGGCTTCCCTTGCCAGAACGGGATGGGCTACTGCCTGATGGGGACGTGCCCCACACTGCAGGACCAGTGCACCGAGCTCTGGGGACCAG GAAGCAAGGTTGCAGATAAGTCATGTTACAGAATGAATGAAGGTGGATCAAAGTATGGGTACTGTCACAAAGTGGACAACACAGTCATCCCCTGCAAAGCTAA CGATTCTATGTGTGGGAAGTTGTTCTGTCAAGGTGGGTCAGATTATGTAGTCTGGAGAGGACGTGTAATAACTTTCCTGGTATGTAAATCATTTGATCCTGAAGACCCAAGGCACGAGATAGGCATGGTGACCAATGGAACCAAGTGTGGTGACAACAAG GTTTGCATCCATGCAGAATGTGTGGATATCGAGGAAGCCTACAAATCAACCAATTGCTCATCAAAGTGCAAAGGACACGCT GTGTGTGACCACAAGCTCCAGTGTCAGTGCAAAGAAGGATGGGCCCCTCCCGACTGTGGTGACTCCTCGGTGGCCTTCCGTAGGTCATGTTTTACAAACTTGTCCACCTCTCCATTGCTTCTAAGAGAGATTGTTGGAGATGTGTCCTAG
- the ADAM28 gene encoding disintegrin and metalloproteinase domain-containing protein 28 isoform X4, giving the protein MVQGLLLLVTFLLSPVSVSAIKELPEAKKYEVVYPIRLHLPHKREVKEPEQQEQFETELKYKMTVNGKMAVLYLKKNKNLLAPGYTETYYNSSGKEVTTSPQIMDDCYYQGYIINEKVSDASISTCRGLRGYFSQGDQRYFIEPLGPTNEDGQEHALFKYDPSEETDNSTCGMDDVLWVHGLQENVDASATRLVKSNDQNVQKPKRYIEYYLVLDNGEFKKYNENTDEMRKRVFEMANYINMLYRKLDAHVVLVGMEIWTDEDKINVIPNANATLENFSKWRGSDLLRRKRHDVAQLITATELSGTTVGLAFMSTMCSPYHSVGIIQDHSGNHLSVAGTMAHEMGHNFGMFHDDYNCKCPSVKCVMDRALSFYIPTDFSSCSRVSYDKFFADKLSNCLSNVPLPTDIVSIPVCGNQVVEMGEDCDCGTPEECTNICCNAETCKIKADFQCALGECCEKCQFKKAGKVCRSAKDECDLPEMCDGKSDHCPEDRFQINGFPCQNGMGYCLMGTCPTLQDQCTELWGPGSKVADKSCYRMNEGGSKYGYCHKVDNTVIPCKANDSMCGKLFCQGGSDYVVWRGRVITFLVCKSFDPEDPRHEIGMVTNGTKCGDNKVCIHAECVDIEEAYKSTNCSSKCKGHAVCDHKLQCQCKEGWAPPDCGDSSVAFHLSIVVGVLFPVAVIFVVVAIVIRHQSSGGKQKKVQRPLPTAGTRPHTQKRRLQAVKAVQPQEMSQVKLRVSDPPLEDHEPPAAFHKDTKVLPSTVFKDKPMSTPKVRDPWPNHYNREL; this is encoded by the exons ATGGTGCAGGGGCTTCTTCTGCTGgtcactttcctcctctctccagtTTCAG TAAGTGCTATAAAAGAACTCCCTGAGGCAAAGAAGTACGAAGTAGTTTATCCTATAAGACTTCATCTGCCACATAAAAGAGAAGTCAAAGAGCCAGAGCAACAG GAACAATTTGAAACTgaattaaagtataaaatgacAGTTAATGGGAAAATGGCGGTGctttatttgaagaaaaacaa gAATCTCCTTGCACCAGGCTACACGGAAACATATTATAATTCCAGTGGAAAGGAGGTCACCACAAGCCCACAGATCATG gATGACTGTTACTATCAAGGATACATCATTAATGAAAAGGTTTCTGATGCTAGCATCAGTACATGTAGGGGTCTAAG GGGCTACTTCAGCCAAGGAGATCAGAGGTACTTTATTGAGCCTTTAGGCCCCACAAATGAGGATGGACAGGAGCACGCACTCTTCAAGTATGATCCCAGTGAAGAGACAGATAACAGCACCTGTGGGATGGATGACGTATTATGGGTGCATGGATTGCAGGAGAATGTTGACGCCTCTGCCACCAGACTGGTC aaatcaaaTGACCAGAATGTTCAGAAACCTAAGAGAtacatagaatattatttggtcCTGGATAATGGTGAG tttaaaaagtacAATGAAAATACAGATGAAATGAGAAAGAGGGTGTTTGAGATGGCCAATTACATCAACATg CTTTATAGAAAGCTCGATGCTCATGTGGTCTTAGTTGGTATGGAAATCTGGACTGACGAGGATAAGATAAACGTAATCCCAAACGCAAACGCCACCTtggaaaatttttctaaatggaGGGGGAGTGACCTCTTAAGAAGAAAGCGTCATGATGTTGCTCAGTTAATCAC GGCAACAGAACTTTCTGGAACGACTGTGGGCCTTGCTTTCATGTCTACAATGTGCTCTCCTTATCATTCCGTTGGCATTATTCAG GACCACAGTGGCAATCATCTTAGCGTTGCGGGGACAATGGCCCATGAAATGGGCCACAACTTTGGAATGTTTCATGACGACTATAATTGCAAGTGCCCTTCTGTAAAGTGTGTGATGGACAGAGCACTAAG ctTCTATATACCCACAGACTTCAGTTCCTGCAGCCGTGTCAGCTATGACAAGTTCTTTGCAGATAAATTATCCAATTGCCTCTCTAATGTTCCATTGCCTACGGATATCGTATCCATCCCAGTCTGTGGAAACCAGGTGGTAGAAATGGGAGAGGACTGTGATTGTGGGACTCCTGAG GAATGTACCAACATTTGCTGTAATGCTGAAACTTGTAAAATCAAAGCAGATTTTCAATGTGCATTAGGAGAATGCTGTGAAAAATGCCAA TTTAAAAAGGCTGGGAAAGTGTGCAGATCCGCAAAAGATGAGTGTGACCTGCCTGAAATGTGTGATGGTAAATCTGATCATTGTCCCGAGGACAGATTCCAAATCAATGGCTTCCCTTGCCAGAACGGGATGGGCTACTGCCTGATGGGGACGTGCCCCACACTGCAGGACCAGTGCACCGAGCTCTGGGGACCAG GAAGCAAGGTTGCAGATAAGTCATGTTACAGAATGAATGAAGGTGGATCAAAGTATGGGTACTGTCACAAAGTGGACAACACAGTCATCCCCTGCAAAGCTAA CGATTCTATGTGTGGGAAGTTGTTCTGTCAAGGTGGGTCAGATTATGTAGTCTGGAGAGGACGTGTAATAACTTTCCTGGTATGTAAATCATTTGATCCTGAAGACCCAAGGCACGAGATAGGCATGGTGACCAATGGAACCAAGTGTGGTGACAACAAG GTTTGCATCCATGCAGAATGTGTGGATATCGAGGAAGCCTACAAATCAACCAATTGCTCATCAAAGTGCAAAGGACACGCT GTGTGTGACCACAAGCTCCAGTGTCAGTGCAAAGAAGGATGGGCCCCTCCCGACTGTGGTGACTCCTCGGTGGCCTTCC ACTTGTCCATTGTGGTTGGGGTGCTGTTCCCAGTGGCAGTCATCTTTGTGGTGGTTGCCATAGTAATCCGGCACCAGAGCTCCGGAGGAAAGCAGAAGAAAGTTCAGAG GCCACTGCCTACTGCTGGCACCAGGCCGCACACACAGAAGAGGAGACTTCAGGCAGTGAAGGCTGTTCAACCCCAAGAG atgagtcAGGTGAAGCTCCGTGTGTCTGATCCGCCCCTAGAAGACCATGAACCTCCAGCTGCTTTT CATAAAGACACAAAAGTGCTTCCCTCTACTGTTTTCAAGGATAAGCCAATGTCTACACCGAAGGTAAGAGATCCATGGCCAAATCATTATAATCGTGAGTTATAA
- the ADAM28 gene encoding disintegrin and metalloproteinase domain-containing protein 28 isoform X3 yields MVQGLLLLVTFLLSPVSVSAIKELPEAKKYEVVYPIRLHLPHKREVKEPEQQEQFETELKYKMTVNGKMAVLYLKKNKNLLAPGYTETYYNSSGKEVTTSPQIMDDCYYQGYIINEKVSDASISTCRGLRGYFSQGDQRYFIEPLGPTNEDGQEHALFKYDPSEETDNSTCGMDDVLWVHGLQENVDASATRLVKSNDQNVQKPKRYIEYYLVLDNGEFKKYNENTDEMRKRVFEMANYINMLYRKLDAHVVLVGMEIWTDEDKINVIPNANATLENFSKWRGSDLLRRKRHDVAQLITATELSGTTVGLAFMSTMCSPYHSVGIIQDHSGNHLSVAGTMAHEMGHNFGMFHDDYNCKCPSVKCVMDRALSFYIPTDFSSCSRVSYDKFFADKLSNCLSNVPLPTDIVSIPVCGNQVVEMGEDCDCGTPEECTNICCNAETCKIKADFQCALGECCEKCQFKKAGKVCRSAKDECDLPEMCDGKSDHCPEDRFQINGFPCQNGMGYCLMGTCPTLQDQCTELWGPGSKVADKSCYRMNEGGSKYGYCHKVDNTVIPCKANDSMCGKLFCQGGSDYVVWRGRVITFLVCKSFDPEDPRHEIGMVTNGTKCGDNKVCIHAECVDIEEAYKSTNCSSKCKGHAVCDHKLQCQCKEGWAPPDCGDSSVAFHLSIVVGVLFPVAVIFVVVAIVIRHQSSGGKQKKVQRPLPTAGTRPHTQKRRLQAVKAVQPQEMSQVKLRVSDPPLEDHEPPAAFLITKPDFPPPPIPTSVSSSFLGSNLKV; encoded by the exons ATGGTGCAGGGGCTTCTTCTGCTGgtcactttcctcctctctccagtTTCAG TAAGTGCTATAAAAGAACTCCCTGAGGCAAAGAAGTACGAAGTAGTTTATCCTATAAGACTTCATCTGCCACATAAAAGAGAAGTCAAAGAGCCAGAGCAACAG GAACAATTTGAAACTgaattaaagtataaaatgacAGTTAATGGGAAAATGGCGGTGctttatttgaagaaaaacaa gAATCTCCTTGCACCAGGCTACACGGAAACATATTATAATTCCAGTGGAAAGGAGGTCACCACAAGCCCACAGATCATG gATGACTGTTACTATCAAGGATACATCATTAATGAAAAGGTTTCTGATGCTAGCATCAGTACATGTAGGGGTCTAAG GGGCTACTTCAGCCAAGGAGATCAGAGGTACTTTATTGAGCCTTTAGGCCCCACAAATGAGGATGGACAGGAGCACGCACTCTTCAAGTATGATCCCAGTGAAGAGACAGATAACAGCACCTGTGGGATGGATGACGTATTATGGGTGCATGGATTGCAGGAGAATGTTGACGCCTCTGCCACCAGACTGGTC aaatcaaaTGACCAGAATGTTCAGAAACCTAAGAGAtacatagaatattatttggtcCTGGATAATGGTGAG tttaaaaagtacAATGAAAATACAGATGAAATGAGAAAGAGGGTGTTTGAGATGGCCAATTACATCAACATg CTTTATAGAAAGCTCGATGCTCATGTGGTCTTAGTTGGTATGGAAATCTGGACTGACGAGGATAAGATAAACGTAATCCCAAACGCAAACGCCACCTtggaaaatttttctaaatggaGGGGGAGTGACCTCTTAAGAAGAAAGCGTCATGATGTTGCTCAGTTAATCAC GGCAACAGAACTTTCTGGAACGACTGTGGGCCTTGCTTTCATGTCTACAATGTGCTCTCCTTATCATTCCGTTGGCATTATTCAG GACCACAGTGGCAATCATCTTAGCGTTGCGGGGACAATGGCCCATGAAATGGGCCACAACTTTGGAATGTTTCATGACGACTATAATTGCAAGTGCCCTTCTGTAAAGTGTGTGATGGACAGAGCACTAAG ctTCTATATACCCACAGACTTCAGTTCCTGCAGCCGTGTCAGCTATGACAAGTTCTTTGCAGATAAATTATCCAATTGCCTCTCTAATGTTCCATTGCCTACGGATATCGTATCCATCCCAGTCTGTGGAAACCAGGTGGTAGAAATGGGAGAGGACTGTGATTGTGGGACTCCTGAG GAATGTACCAACATTTGCTGTAATGCTGAAACTTGTAAAATCAAAGCAGATTTTCAATGTGCATTAGGAGAATGCTGTGAAAAATGCCAA TTTAAAAAGGCTGGGAAAGTGTGCAGATCCGCAAAAGATGAGTGTGACCTGCCTGAAATGTGTGATGGTAAATCTGATCATTGTCCCGAGGACAGATTCCAAATCAATGGCTTCCCTTGCCAGAACGGGATGGGCTACTGCCTGATGGGGACGTGCCCCACACTGCAGGACCAGTGCACCGAGCTCTGGGGACCAG GAAGCAAGGTTGCAGATAAGTCATGTTACAGAATGAATGAAGGTGGATCAAAGTATGGGTACTGTCACAAAGTGGACAACACAGTCATCCCCTGCAAAGCTAA CGATTCTATGTGTGGGAAGTTGTTCTGTCAAGGTGGGTCAGATTATGTAGTCTGGAGAGGACGTGTAATAACTTTCCTGGTATGTAAATCATTTGATCCTGAAGACCCAAGGCACGAGATAGGCATGGTGACCAATGGAACCAAGTGTGGTGACAACAAG GTTTGCATCCATGCAGAATGTGTGGATATCGAGGAAGCCTACAAATCAACCAATTGCTCATCAAAGTGCAAAGGACACGCT GTGTGTGACCACAAGCTCCAGTGTCAGTGCAAAGAAGGATGGGCCCCTCCCGACTGTGGTGACTCCTCGGTGGCCTTCC ACTTGTCCATTGTGGTTGGGGTGCTGTTCCCAGTGGCAGTCATCTTTGTGGTGGTTGCCATAGTAATCCGGCACCAGAGCTCCGGAGGAAAGCAGAAGAAAGTTCAGAG GCCACTGCCTACTGCTGGCACCAGGCCGCACACACAGAAGAGGAGACTTCAGGCAGTGAAGGCTGTTCAACCCCAAGAG atgagtcAGGTGAAGCTCCGTGTGTCTGATCCGCCCCTAGAAGACCATGAACCTCCAGCTGCTTTT CTAATTACAAAGCCAGATTTTCCACCACCACCAATTCCTACGTCTGTATCATCATCTTTTCTC ggctCAAATCTCAAAGTGTGA
- the ADAM28 gene encoding disintegrin and metalloproteinase domain-containing protein 28 isoform X2 — MRCKTRPAVCNELHNPLRKMADRISSQEKEGKKSKHLKGCDRCLWVSAIKELPEAKKYEVVYPIRLHLPHKREVKEPEQQEQFETELKYKMTVNGKMAVLYLKKNKNLLAPGYTETYYNSSGKEVTTSPQIMDDCYYQGYIINEKVSDASISTCRGLRGYFSQGDQRYFIEPLGPTNEDGQEHALFKYDPSEETDNSTCGMDDVLWVHGLQENVDASATRLVKSNDQNVQKPKRYIEYYLVLDNGEFKKYNENTDEMRKRVFEMANYINMLYRKLDAHVVLVGMEIWTDEDKINVIPNANATLENFSKWRGSDLLRRKRHDVAQLITATELSGTTVGLAFMSTMCSPYHSVGIIQDHSGNHLSVAGTMAHEMGHNFGMFHDDYNCKCPSVKCVMDRALSFYIPTDFSSCSRVSYDKFFADKLSNCLSNVPLPTDIVSIPVCGNQVVEMGEDCDCGTPEECTNICCNAETCKIKADFQCALGECCEKCQFKKAGKVCRSAKDECDLPEMCDGKSDHCPEDRFQINGFPCQNGMGYCLMGTCPTLQDQCTELWGPGSKVADKSCYRMNEGGSKYGYCHKVDNTVIPCKANDSMCGKLFCQGGSDYVVWRGRVITFLVCKSFDPEDPRHEIGMVTNGTKCGDNKVCIHAECVDIEEAYKSTNCSSKCKGHAVCDHKLQCQCKEGWAPPDCGDSSVAFRRSCFTNLSTSPLLLREIVGDVS, encoded by the exons atgagatgTAAAACAAGGCCAGCTGTTTGTAATGAGCTTCACAATCCCCTGAGAAAAATGGCTGATAGGATTTCATCCCAggaaaaggaggggaagaaaagcaaacatttaaaaggaTGTGACAGGTGTTTGTGGG TAAGTGCTATAAAAGAACTCCCTGAGGCAAAGAAGTACGAAGTAGTTTATCCTATAAGACTTCATCTGCCACATAAAAGAGAAGTCAAAGAGCCAGAGCAACAG GAACAATTTGAAACTgaattaaagtataaaatgacAGTTAATGGGAAAATGGCGGTGctttatttgaagaaaaacaa gAATCTCCTTGCACCAGGCTACACGGAAACATATTATAATTCCAGTGGAAAGGAGGTCACCACAAGCCCACAGATCATG gATGACTGTTACTATCAAGGATACATCATTAATGAAAAGGTTTCTGATGCTAGCATCAGTACATGTAGGGGTCTAAG GGGCTACTTCAGCCAAGGAGATCAGAGGTACTTTATTGAGCCTTTAGGCCCCACAAATGAGGATGGACAGGAGCACGCACTCTTCAAGTATGATCCCAGTGAAGAGACAGATAACAGCACCTGTGGGATGGATGACGTATTATGGGTGCATGGATTGCAGGAGAATGTTGACGCCTCTGCCACCAGACTGGTC aaatcaaaTGACCAGAATGTTCAGAAACCTAAGAGAtacatagaatattatttggtcCTGGATAATGGTGAG tttaaaaagtacAATGAAAATACAGATGAAATGAGAAAGAGGGTGTTTGAGATGGCCAATTACATCAACATg CTTTATAGAAAGCTCGATGCTCATGTGGTCTTAGTTGGTATGGAAATCTGGACTGACGAGGATAAGATAAACGTAATCCCAAACGCAAACGCCACCTtggaaaatttttctaaatggaGGGGGAGTGACCTCTTAAGAAGAAAGCGTCATGATGTTGCTCAGTTAATCAC GGCAACAGAACTTTCTGGAACGACTGTGGGCCTTGCTTTCATGTCTACAATGTGCTCTCCTTATCATTCCGTTGGCATTATTCAG GACCACAGTGGCAATCATCTTAGCGTTGCGGGGACAATGGCCCATGAAATGGGCCACAACTTTGGAATGTTTCATGACGACTATAATTGCAAGTGCCCTTCTGTAAAGTGTGTGATGGACAGAGCACTAAG ctTCTATATACCCACAGACTTCAGTTCCTGCAGCCGTGTCAGCTATGACAAGTTCTTTGCAGATAAATTATCCAATTGCCTCTCTAATGTTCCATTGCCTACGGATATCGTATCCATCCCAGTCTGTGGAAACCAGGTGGTAGAAATGGGAGAGGACTGTGATTGTGGGACTCCTGAG GAATGTACCAACATTTGCTGTAATGCTGAAACTTGTAAAATCAAAGCAGATTTTCAATGTGCATTAGGAGAATGCTGTGAAAAATGCCAA TTTAAAAAGGCTGGGAAAGTGTGCAGATCCGCAAAAGATGAGTGTGACCTGCCTGAAATGTGTGATGGTAAATCTGATCATTGTCCCGAGGACAGATTCCAAATCAATGGCTTCCCTTGCCAGAACGGGATGGGCTACTGCCTGATGGGGACGTGCCCCACACTGCAGGACCAGTGCACCGAGCTCTGGGGACCAG GAAGCAAGGTTGCAGATAAGTCATGTTACAGAATGAATGAAGGTGGATCAAAGTATGGGTACTGTCACAAAGTGGACAACACAGTCATCCCCTGCAAAGCTAA CGATTCTATGTGTGGGAAGTTGTTCTGTCAAGGTGGGTCAGATTATGTAGTCTGGAGAGGACGTGTAATAACTTTCCTGGTATGTAAATCATTTGATCCTGAAGACCCAAGGCACGAGATAGGCATGGTGACCAATGGAACCAAGTGTGGTGACAACAAG GTTTGCATCCATGCAGAATGTGTGGATATCGAGGAAGCCTACAAATCAACCAATTGCTCATCAAAGTGCAAAGGACACGCT GTGTGTGACCACAAGCTCCAGTGTCAGTGCAAAGAAGGATGGGCCCCTCCCGACTGTGGTGACTCCTCGGTGGCCTTCCGTAGGTCATGTTTTACAAACTTGTCCACCTCTCCATTGCTTCTAAGAGAGATTGTTGGAGATGTGTCCTAG